The Candidatus Cloacimonadota bacterium genome includes a region encoding these proteins:
- a CDS encoding UTP--glucose-1-phosphate uridylyltransferase, which yields MQNHLPKFVEIMQNAGLTDLTIQAFSTYYYKILEGASGKLTENDIDPPESDNIARYKNLHSESYAPLEKLVVIKLNGGLGTSMGLKKAKTLLKVKGELNFLDIIARQIIELREESEKCIPLMFMHSFNTREDSLNHLKIYNDLPLPNLPMDFVQNKFPKIRQEDLAPLQNEDDHKNWNPPGHGEIYSVLSSSGVLDKLLEQGFEYAFISNSDNLGAVVDEKILGYFAEHKIPFMMEVCQRTEVDKKGGHLAQTKNGQLLLRESAQCPDDEVEKFQDINRYSYFNTNNLWVNLKALKQKLFDTNNLLPLQLILNGKEVDGVKVYQVESAMGAAISVFKGSKAILVNRDRFAPVKKTNDLLAIWSDAYKLTDNYRLILNGRSKPPKISLDDRYYKTIDQLQDHFEYGIPDLRKCKSLEINANVYFEKGVHIVGNVKISKDADLEHCTLENEEYK from the coding sequence ATGCAAAATCATCTACCGAAATTTGTGGAAATTATGCAAAATGCAGGTTTGACAGACTTAACAATTCAGGCATTTTCAACTTATTATTATAAAATTTTAGAAGGTGCTTCCGGCAAGCTTACAGAAAACGACATTGATCCTCCTGAAAGTGATAATATTGCAAGGTACAAAAACCTGCATTCCGAATCTTACGCACCTTTGGAAAAACTTGTTGTGATAAAATTGAACGGTGGTTTGGGAACCAGCATGGGTTTAAAAAAAGCCAAAACTCTGCTCAAGGTGAAGGGTGAATTGAATTTTCTGGATATAATTGCCAGGCAGATCATTGAATTGCGGGAAGAAAGCGAAAAGTGCATTCCGCTGATGTTTATGCACAGTTTCAATACGCGGGAAGATTCTCTGAATCATCTCAAAATTTATAACGATTTACCGCTTCCCAACCTGCCTATGGATTTTGTGCAAAATAAATTTCCCAAAATTCGTCAGGAAGATCTTGCTCCATTGCAAAATGAAGATGATCATAAAAATTGGAATCCACCCGGACACGGTGAAATTTACAGTGTTCTTTCCAGTTCGGGAGTGCTGGATAAACTGCTGGAACAGGGTTTTGAATATGCTTTTATTTCCAACTCCGATAATCTGGGGGCAGTCGTCGATGAAAAGATACTTGGTTATTTTGCTGAACATAAAATTCCCTTTATGATGGAAGTTTGCCAGCGGACAGAAGTTGATAAAAAAGGCGGTCATCTGGCGCAAACCAAGAATGGGCAACTTCTCCTGAGGGAATCTGCTCAATGTCCTGATGATGAAGTTGAAAAATTCCAGGATATCAATCGTTATTCATATTTTAACACCAACAATCTCTGGGTAAATTTGAAAGCCTTGAAGCAGAAGCTGTTTGATACAAATAACTTGTTACCACTGCAGTTGATCTTGAATGGAAAAGAAGTAGACGGTGTAAAAGTTTATCAAGTAGAAAGTGCAATGGGAGCTGCGATCAGCGTGTTCAAAGGCTCAAAAGCAATCCTGGTAAATCGCGATCGTTTTGCTCCGGTTAAGAAAACTAACGATCTGCTGGCGATCTGGAGCGATGCTTATAAACTCACCGATAACTATCGATTAATCTTGAACGGACGCAGCAAACCACCAAAAATTAGTTTGGATGACAGATATTACAAAACTATCGATCAGTTGCAGGATCATTTTGAGTATGGAATTCCTGATTTGAGAAAGTGTAAAAGTTTGGAAATCAATGCTAATGTTTATTTTGAAAAAGGAGTTCATATCGTTGGAAATGTGAAGATTTCCAAAGATGCCGATCTTGAGCATTGTACATTGGAAAATGAGGAATACAAGTAA
- a CDS encoding tRNA 2-thiocytidine biosynthesis TtcA family protein: protein MKINKSFNKNYGQWFVNDVLHAIKTYKMFQPDDKICVALSGGKDSITLLYILWFINRYSWLKFQLSALHVKTAEYDTSVLKELCKELDVPYYQTELFLTEKTLSKDTCYICSRLKRGAMSKFLPEKEIQIVAYGHHADDAAETFFMNMIKHKRLGSFSPKVDFEKYYINIIRPMIYLEEATISTLHKKVGLPVLDYKCPHEDENIRSEFKENVQKIREIFGIKHFSRIVVESLENIDWKNVWQDLM, encoded by the coding sequence ATGAAAATCAATAAATCCTTCAACAAAAACTACGGACAATGGTTTGTGAATGATGTGCTGCATGCCATCAAAACCTACAAAATGTTTCAACCTGATGATAAAATCTGTGTCGCACTTTCCGGTGGAAAAGACAGCATCACGCTGCTTTATATTTTGTGGTTCATCAACCGGTATTCCTGGCTCAAGTTTCAGCTTTCTGCTTTACACGTAAAAACAGCAGAATATGATACTTCTGTGCTCAAAGAATTGTGTAAAGAGTTGGATGTTCCCTACTACCAAACAGAACTTTTCCTGACTGAAAAAACACTTTCCAAAGATACCTGTTATATCTGTTCCCGCTTAAAACGTGGTGCGATGAGTAAATTTCTGCCGGAAAAAGAAATTCAAATTGTAGCTTATGGGCACCATGCAGATGATGCGGCGGAAACCTTCTTTATGAACATGATAAAACACAAGCGGCTGGGCAGTTTTTCTCCCAAAGTCGATTTTGAAAAATATTACATAAATATAATTAGACCGATGATCTATCTGGAAGAAGCAACGATCTCGACGCTGCATAAAAAAGTAGGTTTACCGGTTTTGGATTATAAATGTCCGCATGAGGATGAAAATATTCGCAGTGAGTTCAAAGAAAACGTGCAGAAAATACGGGAAATTTTCGGCATAAAACACTTCAGCCGCATCGTAGTTGAATCGCTGGAGAATATAGATTGGAAGAACGTTTGGCAAGATTTGATGTAA
- a CDS encoding Type 1 glutamine amidotransferase-like domain-containing protein: MMKRKMFLISDMTDSFQEFCKHFVEACGAEKARIAFLMQGGKDWKKYFDQYEACFRKSEFDDFFPVFPNKNFSFKSEMLDQLASATGIFVGGGNTFRYIKAYAESPLSDVIRSKYLNGVPYAGLSAGAIISVRLGFLPGFVIKPHFKQKNRFFELISKMQSEKKEIGLGMDDGIWIEIVDDCNFTFHGNGKCYLFRFENDHKFEFEVFKTDMMVIL; this comes from the coding sequence ATGATGAAAAGAAAGATGTTCCTGATCAGTGATATGACCGATTCTTTCCAGGAGTTCTGTAAACATTTCGTTGAAGCTTGCGGAGCAGAAAAAGCCAGAATTGCTTTCCTGATGCAAGGTGGAAAAGATTGGAAGAAATATTTCGATCAATACGAAGCCTGTTTTCGAAAATCAGAATTTGACGATTTCTTTCCTGTATTTCCCAATAAAAATTTTAGCTTTAAATCAGAAATGCTGGATCAACTGGCATCTGCAACCGGAATTTTTGTGGGTGGTGGAAATACCTTCCGTTACATAAAAGCTTATGCAGAATCTCCATTGTCGGATGTTATTCGATCCAAATATTTGAATGGTGTTCCTTATGCAGGACTTTCAGCAGGAGCGATCATATCTGTCCGATTAGGTTTCCTGCCAGGATTTGTTATCAAACCGCATTTCAAACAGAAGAACCGTTTTTTTGAATTGATCAGCAAAATGCAAAGCGAGAAGAAGGAAATCGGTTTGGGAATGGATGACGGAATTTGGATCGAAATTGTCGATGATTGTAATTTCACCTTTCACGGTAATGGAAAATGCTATCTTTTCCGCTTCGAAAATGATCATAAATTTGAATTTGAAGTTTTCAAAACTGATATGATGGTGATTTTGTGA
- a CDS encoding RNA polymerase sigma factor RpoD/SigA → MAENVFKDRALQSYLNQISNIEPLSREEENELAIKAQKGDKKALDKLVTSNLKFVVKVAARYQNRGLSLAELISEGNMGLIKAIEKFDPEKDNKLISYAVWWIRQRILFALAEKTNVIRMPLGKSNMMNKIKFIDDQVYSETGRHASVEEIADRSNLDKKAIKKVNKQAVKTTSLDDKNYTNKHDSVTLSEFLEDPDDVDPKTLYYRERVQDKIEDSISKLPPRDAFIVKQYFGLDGDKGKNFAQIGEELGLSRERVRQIQKAALQKIMADAYEEMEKDIDYLLNY, encoded by the coding sequence ATGGCAGAAAATGTATTTAAAGACAGAGCATTACAAAGTTATCTGAATCAGATATCGAACATTGAACCTTTGAGCAGAGAAGAGGAAAATGAGCTGGCTATCAAAGCGCAGAAAGGTGATAAAAAAGCTTTGGATAAACTCGTTACTTCCAACCTGAAGTTTGTGGTTAAGGTTGCAGCACGTTATCAAAATCGCGGCTTAAGCCTGGCAGAACTTATCAGCGAAGGAAATATGGGACTCATCAAAGCTATCGAAAAATTCGACCCAGAAAAGGACAATAAATTAATTTCCTATGCCGTTTGGTGGATCCGTCAGAGAATTCTGTTTGCTCTCGCCGAGAAAACCAACGTTATTCGCATGCCGCTGGGAAAATCTAACATGATGAACAAAATAAAATTCATCGATGATCAGGTTTACAGCGAAACAGGACGTCATGCCTCTGTAGAAGAAATTGCCGATCGCAGCAACTTGGACAAAAAAGCTATCAAAAAAGTTAATAAACAAGCTGTAAAAACTACATCATTAGATGATAAAAATTACACCAATAAACACGATTCCGTTACGCTTTCCGAATTCCTGGAAGATCCCGATGATGTAGATCCAAAAACGCTTTATTATCGAGAAAGAGTGCAGGATAAGATCGAAGATTCCATCAGTAAACTGCCACCTCGTGATGCTTTCATCGTGAAACAATATTTTGGTTTGGATGGTGATAAAGGCAAGAATTTTGCTCAGATCGGAGAAGAATTGGGTTTATCCCGGGAACGAGTTCGTCAAATCCAGAAAGCAGCTTTGCAGAAGATCATGGCCGACGCTTACGAAGAGATGGAAAAGGATATTGATTATCTGCTAAATTATTGA
- a CDS encoding GxxExxY protein encodes MKYKNLSDKIIGCAYKVYNTFGFGYLESVYEKCMEIEYKKNGLFYESQKQIAVDYDGINVGNFIADAVVENKIIIEYKSIIKLNKIHEMQLVNYLVATGIDVGLLINFGEEEVEIKRKVRDLKDLK; translated from the coding sequence ATGAAATATAAAAATTTATCAGATAAAATTATTGGCTGTGCGTATAAAGTTTATAATACTTTCGGTTTTGGATATTTGGAATCAGTTTACGAAAAATGCATGGAAATAGAATATAAAAAGAACGGTCTTTTCTATGAGTCCCAAAAACAAATCGCTGTCGATTATGACGGCATAAATGTTGGAAATTTTATTGCAGATGCTGTGGTTGAAAATAAGATAATTATTGAATATAAATCGATAATCAAACTAAATAAAATTCATGAGATGCAATTGGTAAATTATCTTGTTGCAACTGGAATTGATGTTGGTTTACTCATTAATTTTGGTGAAGAAGAAGTTGAGATTAAACGAAAAGTACGAGATCTGAAGGATTTGAAATGA
- a CDS encoding GxxExxY protein, translating to MLKQAGLSSDIIQCFYEVYYELGRGYLECVLTRSQDRLVFAFRLFKNEI from the coding sequence ATGTTAAAACAGGCAGGATTATCAAGTGATATCATTCAGTGCTTCTATGAAGTTTATTATGAGCTTGGCAGAGGATATCTGGAATGTGTTTTGACAAGATCACAGGATCGACTGGTTTTTGCCTTTAGGTTATTTAAAAATGAAATATAA
- a CDS encoding GxxExxY protein: MLKQAGLSCDIIQCFYEIDNRIISEIKAVKAITEEHEAQLLNYLRSTNIEVGLILNFGEEPEFSRKVYDNERKK, encoded by the coding sequence ATGTTAAAACAGGCAGGATTATCATGTGATATCATTCAGTGCTTCTATGAAATTGATAATAGAATTATAAGCGAGATAAAGGCTGTAAAAGCAATAACAGAAGAACATGAAGCTCAGTTATTAAACTACTTGAGATCCACAAATATAGAAGTAGGGCTGATTTTAAATTTCGGAGAAGAACCGGAATTTTCAAGGAAAGTGTATGATAATGAAAGAAAGAAATAA
- a CDS encoding MerR family transcriptional regulator, with protein MEKKDRYLIGEVAKQLGIHDQTIRMYERKKLISPQRSEHQTRLFSKNDVTKINIIITLTQEIGLNLSGVKIVFSLARKLKMSDDELLDFIYDHKNEFHV; from the coding sequence ATGGAAAAGAAGGATAGATATCTCATCGGTGAAGTGGCAAAGCAGTTGGGAATTCACGATCAAACGATAAGAATGTATGAACGCAAAAAACTGATCTCTCCGCAAAGATCGGAGCATCAAACTCGGCTTTTTAGTAAAAATGATGTGACAAAAATTAATATAATTATCACTTTAACCCAGGAAATCGGATTGAATTTATCCGGTGTAAAAATTGTATTTTCGCTGGCACGTAAATTGAAAATGAGCGATGATGAACTTTTGGATTTTATTTATGATCACAAAAATGAATTTCATGTGTGA
- a CDS encoding peptidoglycan DD-metalloendopeptidase family protein, protein MLKTGLRHFFLLLVIFLISCNFTFKSYPVYQTPSSDYHIVKEDETIYTISQKYSLPVEKLMLFNNMQQERVFVGQKIYLYPREKKKSDFVTTRSIPKLGFHIVKAKESIYRISKMYDVDILDLMDYNHLEDLELKKGMKLWLVPTEKSKQTEQEIIETAEIQETEKPEETKEVKKKTKKYDLFIPVQGAVTSEFGKRDGRPHKGIDIAADSGDPIYAVLDGKVVYTGTQRGYGNVIIIEHDDLVMTVYAHNESNLVRLGEKVKKGQPIATVGNTGNSTAPHLHFEYRVKGKAINPREILPKL, encoded by the coding sequence ATGCTGAAAACCGGTTTGCGCCATTTCTTTCTTCTGCTTGTAATTTTCCTGATTTCCTGTAATTTCACTTTCAAAAGCTATCCTGTCTACCAAACTCCTTCCAGCGACTATCACATCGTGAAGGAAGACGAAACCATCTACACGATCAGCCAGAAATATTCACTGCCGGTGGAAAAACTGATGCTGTTCAACAATATGCAGCAGGAAAGAGTTTTCGTAGGACAGAAGATATATCTCTATCCGCGCGAAAAAAAGAAAAGTGATTTTGTGACAACCCGCAGCATTCCCAAGCTAGGATTTCACATCGTGAAGGCCAAAGAATCGATTTATCGGATTTCTAAAATGTACGACGTGGATATTCTCGATCTGATGGATTACAATCACCTGGAAGACCTGGAACTGAAAAAAGGCATGAAATTGTGGCTGGTTCCCACTGAAAAATCAAAACAGACCGAACAGGAAATAATCGAAACTGCCGAAATACAAGAAACTGAAAAACCAGAAGAAACTAAAGAAGTGAAGAAAAAAACTAAAAAGTATGATCTTTTTATTCCGGTGCAGGGAGCTGTAACTTCCGAATTTGGCAAGCGGGATGGACGACCCCATAAAGGCATTGATATAGCAGCAGACAGTGGCGATCCGATTTATGCAGTTTTGGATGGAAAAGTGGTTTACACTGGAACTCAGCGCGGTTATGGAAATGTGATAATTATCGAGCATGATGATCTTGTTATGACTGTGTATGCGCATAATGAATCGAATTTGGTCCGTCTGGGAGAAAAGGTAAAAAAGGGTCAGCCGATCGCGACCGTGGGAAATACGGGAAATTCCACAGCACCGCACTTGCATTTCGAATATCGTGTAAAAGGAAAGGCGATCAATCCGCGGGAAATTCTACCGAAATTGTAA
- a CDS encoding acylphosphatase, producing the protein MKSIEIIVSGRVQGVSFRYFTVQQANLYQILGNVRNTPDGKVKIIAVGDEGNMESFIEAVKQGPRLSRVEDIHISPLKSHQDFTNFRIEY; encoded by the coding sequence ATGAAAAGCATAGAAATAATTGTTTCCGGTCGAGTGCAGGGAGTTTCGTTTCGTTACTTCACGGTGCAGCAGGCAAATCTATATCAAATTCTGGGAAATGTGCGAAACACACCCGATGGTAAAGTAAAAATAATTGCGGTAGGCGACGAAGGAAATATGGAAAGTTTTATCGAAGCTGTAAAGCAGGGTCCGCGACTTTCCCGAGTTGAAGATATTCACATTTCTCCTTTAAAATCACATCAGGATTTTACTAATTTCAGGATAGAATATTAA
- the rsmG gene encoding 16S rRNA (guanine(527)-N(7))-methyltransferase RsmG, translating into MKKKVFEEFIAEQLPERKDELIPEFSKLLDLVWQTNQNINLISRKTSREDYWTLHLLDSILPIQFFDFSNKKILDFGTGGGFPGLPLKLIFSNSEVYLLDSINKKISAIKNIIKMLDVPECFTIVSRLEDLEDMWFGFFDVIVCRSVKILPKYKKKMLSLIKNDGRILLYKSKVLDDADLFPKRKIHTLDHPEIGERKIVEIWK; encoded by the coding sequence ATGAAGAAAAAAGTATTTGAAGAATTTATTGCTGAGCAGCTTCCCGAAAGGAAAGACGAATTAATTCCTGAATTCTCAAAACTGCTCGATCTGGTGTGGCAAACCAACCAGAATATTAACCTGATCTCGCGCAAAACTTCCAGAGAAGATTATTGGACACTGCACCTGCTGGATTCAATTTTACCGATACAATTTTTCGATTTTTCGAATAAGAAAATACTGGATTTTGGAACCGGCGGTGGCTTTCCCGGTTTGCCGCTCAAACTTATTTTTTCCAATTCGGAAGTTTATCTGCTGGATTCCATAAACAAGAAAATCTCAGCAATAAAAAATATTATCAAAATGCTTGACGTGCCAGAGTGTTTCACGATTGTTTCACGGTTGGAAGATTTAGAAGATATGTGGTTCGGCTTTTTCGATGTGATAGTATGCCGATCGGTGAAAATTCTGCCGAAGTATAAAAAGAAAATGCTGAGTTTAATAAAAAACGACGGCAGAATTCTGCTTTATAAAAGCAAGGTTTTGGATGATGCTGATCTTTTTCCAAAAAGGAAAATACACACTTTAGATCATCCTGAGATCGGAGAGCGGAAGATAGTGGAAATCTGGAAATGA
- a CDS encoding AAA family ATPase: MAKIIAVVNQKGGVGKTTTAINLASALAIFEKKTLLVDFDPQGNASSGAGLDKDKNNIYDALIGNKKLKDVLQVSPMLKHLDIAPSNMDLSGAEIELVKEYSREYKLKNLLDPAKEDYEYIIIDCPPSLGLLTVNSLTACTDVIIPIQCEYYALEGVSQLLTTIRLIKNGLNPDLKIMGILLTMYDRRLNLSQQVAKEVRRYFQQQVFNTIIHRNVKLSEAPSFGKSIFHYDIKSPGALSYLEFAKEVIAR; encoded by the coding sequence ATGGCAAAGATAATAGCAGTAGTTAACCAAAAAGGCGGTGTGGGAAAAACAACCACGGCGATCAACCTGGCATCGGCTCTGGCAATATTTGAAAAGAAAACGCTTTTAGTCGATTTTGATCCGCAGGGCAATGCTTCCAGCGGAGCAGGATTAGACAAAGATAAGAATAATATTTATGATGCGCTGATTGGAAATAAAAAATTGAAAGATGTTCTTCAGGTCTCCCCCATGTTAAAGCATCTCGATATTGCACCTTCCAATATGGATTTGAGCGGAGCGGAAATCGAGCTGGTAAAAGAATATTCCCGCGAATATAAACTGAAAAATCTGCTCGATCCTGCCAAAGAAGATTACGAATATATCATCATTGATTGTCCGCCATCTCTGGGACTTCTTACCGTAAATTCGCTCACAGCCTGCACGGACGTCATCATTCCCATTCAATGTGAATATTATGCTCTGGAAGGTGTAAGTCAGCTTCTTACCACCATTCGTCTTATCAAGAACGGACTCAATCCCGATCTGAAGATCATGGGAATTTTGCTCACGATGTATGATAGACGTTTGAATCTTTCGCAGCAGGTGGCAAAAGAAGTTCGCCGTTATTTCCAGCAGCAGGTTTTTAATACGATAATTCATAGAAATGTAAAATTAAGCGAAGCTCCCAGTTTTGGGAAATCGATTTTCCATTATGATATCAAATCTCCGGGTGCACTCAGCTACCTGGAATTTGCAAAGGAAGTGATAGCAAGATGA
- a CDS encoding ParB/RepB/Spo0J family partition protein, whose amino-acid sequence MTRLGKGLEALISTGPESVDKTTGITTVKVDMIKPNRFQPRRIFDKEKLEELANSLRENGIIQPIIVTKKSESNYELVAGERRLEASKLAGFEEIPVIIRSVSAKEQLQFAIIENVQREDLSPIEEARAYQRLNEEFGLTHAQISEIVGKDRATITNLIRLLKLPLNIQKMILEEKLSSGHARAILQVPETEQEDFAKKIMSNIFSVRKAEQEAKRIKEENGVKIPQTKKEPERIPEFTNYEKKLRDILGMRVKLSGKPTKGKLSLYFSTKKDLQKLIETLLSYE is encoded by the coding sequence ATGACAAGATTAGGAAAAGGATTAGAAGCTCTTATATCAACCGGTCCGGAATCGGTAGATAAAACTACCGGAATTACCACCGTAAAAGTGGATATGATAAAACCCAACCGTTTTCAGCCACGCCGAATTTTTGATAAAGAAAAACTGGAGGAACTGGCAAATTCCCTGAGGGAAAACGGTATTATCCAACCGATAATCGTTACCAAAAAAAGCGAATCCAATTACGAATTGGTTGCTGGTGAACGACGCCTGGAAGCATCCAAACTGGCAGGTTTCGAAGAAATTCCGGTAATAATTCGTAGCGTATCTGCCAAAGAACAATTGCAGTTTGCCATCATCGAAAACGTGCAGCGTGAAGATCTTAGTCCGATCGAAGAAGCACGTGCATATCAAAGATTGAACGAAGAATTCGGTCTCACTCATGCTCAAATTTCCGAAATCGTAGGAAAAGACAGAGCGACTATCACAAATTTGATCCGTCTCTTAAAACTACCTCTAAACATTCAAAAAATGATCTTGGAAGAAAAGCTTTCTTCCGGTCATGCTCGTGCTATTTTGCAGGTTCCCGAAACTGAGCAGGAAGATTTTGCCAAGAAGATCATGAGTAACATCTTCTCAGTTCGCAAAGCCGAACAGGAAGCCAAGCGCATCAAAGAAGAAAACGGTGTCAAAATACCACAGACTAAAAAAGAACCAGAGAGAATTCCTGAATTTACTAATTATGAAAAAAAACTGCGTGATATCCTGGGAATGAGAGTAAAACTCAGCGGTAAACCAACCAAAGGAAAATTAAGCCTCTATTTTTCTACCAAGAAAGATCTACAGAAGCTCATTGAAACATTATTAAGTTATGAATAA
- a CDS encoding M23 family metallopeptidase, with amino-acid sequence MNKIIQIAIIFILLVVLVIMLSEQKKLRHEVLRLEHELAISTKYIQHLTDQLTSKTTNGEPGKDDKMKEILQEYLREKNPPAQDVESSSQNFPDLVPLKSEYAVSQYFSEEHPALDFAAEEGTEVVAAAAGEVLSVYQDKYFGNVMIIDHLNEYATLYAHLATAIHPSKTAVKKGETIGLVGNTGFSSAPHLHFEIMKNGINLDPKEILKLKENDK; translated from the coding sequence ATGAATAAAATTATTCAGATCGCGATTATTTTTATACTGCTGGTTGTGCTGGTAATAATGCTTTCCGAACAGAAAAAATTACGCCATGAAGTACTCCGCCTGGAACATGAACTGGCAATTTCCACCAAATATATTCAACATCTTACCGATCAACTAACCAGCAAAACTACCAATGGAGAACCAGGCAAAGATGATAAAATGAAAGAAATCCTGCAGGAATATCTCCGAGAAAAAAATCCACCTGCACAAGATGTGGAAAGCAGTAGTCAAAACTTTCCTGACCTGGTTCCCCTAAAAAGCGAATATGCAGTCAGTCAATATTTCAGCGAAGAACATCCTGCTCTGGATTTTGCAGCAGAAGAAGGAACGGAAGTAGTGGCAGCAGCAGCTGGAGAAGTGCTTTCGGTTTATCAGGATAAGTATTTTGGCAATGTGATGATAATAGATCATTTGAATGAATATGCAACTTTGTATGCACATCTGGCAACTGCGATCCATCCATCCAAAACTGCTGTGAAAAAGGGTGAAACAATCGGCTTGGTAGGAAATACAGGATTCAGCTCTGCCCCGCATCTGCATTTTGAAATAATGAAAAATGGCATAAATCTGGACCCGAAAGAAATCTTGAAATTAAAAGAAAATGACAAATAA
- a CDS encoding polymer-forming cytoskeletal protein translates to MARNRKVELSTIIGKGSKITGNLFVDGGVRVDGEIEGKIESNGFVTIGISGIAKADINADECLISGKVVGDVHVSDGLELEETASLTGDITAKVIKIHTGAVFNGHSHMGEKSAPKKKVVINKKEASE, encoded by the coding sequence ATGGCAAGAAATCGAAAAGTTGAACTTTCCACGATCATCGGAAAAGGCAGTAAGATAACTGGAAATCTATTTGTAGATGGTGGTGTTCGCGTGGATGGTGAAATCGAAGGAAAAATAGAATCAAACGGTTTTGTAACGATCGGAATATCTGGAATTGCCAAAGCGGATATCAATGCAGATGAATGTCTGATTTCCGGAAAAGTGGTTGGAGATGTTCATGTTTCCGATGGTTTGGAACTGGAAGAAACTGCCAGCCTTACTGGCGATATCACAGCAAAAGTGATTAAAATCCATACTGGTGCTGTTTTCAACGGCCACAGCCACATGGGTGAAAAATCTGCACCCAAAAAGAAAGTGGTTATCAATAAAAAGGAAGCCAGCGAGTAA
- a CDS encoding AtpZ/AtpI family protein, with protein MKNFPQKKNPVLQEILKNFGLVTQLGLSVIISILIFVLGFNYLDKYFSANGKLLILGVLLGVLCGILVAYRQVSKYLKIDKSDDRDQQ; from the coding sequence TTGAAAAATTTTCCTCAAAAGAAGAACCCTGTATTGCAGGAAATACTAAAGAATTTCGGATTAGTAACTCAACTTGGGCTTTCTGTCATCATTTCCATCCTCATCTTTGTTCTGGGTTTCAACTATCTGGATAAATATTTTTCAGCAAATGGTAAATTGTTGATATTAGGTGTTTTATTGGGTGTTCTGTGCGGAATACTTGTTGCCTACCGACAGGTAAGTAAGTATTTAAAAATAGACAAATCTGATGATAGAGACCAGCAATAA
- a CDS encoding ATP synthase subunit I → MTEIPAILTLPLFLGVSLGWILGALASAVNFYWLAKNVESSISQQPTKSKLNAIKGTYLRMAFLLIYSIIILTFVKPNVISFGLGLLAAQIVLYLRFLVENIEKSKFFRGRNG, encoded by the coding sequence TTGACAGAAATACCTGCCATTCTGACTTTGCCGTTGTTTTTGGGAGTGAGTTTAGGTTGGATTTTAGGGGCTTTAGCCAGTGCTGTAAACTTCTACTGGCTGGCAAAAAATGTGGAATCGAGTATTTCGCAGCAGCCCACGAAATCCAAGTTGAATGCCATAAAAGGAACCTATTTGAGAATGGCATTTCTGCTGATTTACTCCATAATTATTTTAACGTTTGTGAAACCGAATGTGATAAGTTTCGGTTTAGGTCTGCTGGCAGCGCAGATTGTTTTGTATCTCCGCTTTCTGGTGGAGAATATTGAAAAAAGTAAATTTTTCAGGGGAAGAAATGGCTAA